From a single Nothobranchius furzeri strain GRZ-AD chromosome 7, NfurGRZ-RIMD1, whole genome shotgun sequence genomic region:
- the LOC139070668 gene encoding uncharacterized protein, which yields MTQVSGWNRRTPQGRVWAPFWLRSKGELRGSFASRGLSPAETRYPAHKLEFLALKWAVTDKFYDHLYGRRFSVQTDNNPLKYVMSSAKLDATGQRWVSRLASFDFDVRYRRGQSNTKADALSRMSNQEVMHILQTFPQWVGVDEQGQGVTQATQETQSPSGHGAHPGEELELGPPTSTEPYRDVGMESLPTMTKQEIRAGHKKTLLLALSCTIRV from the exons atgacacaggtatctggctggaacag ACGGACGCCTCAGGGGAGGGTCTGGGCGCCGTTCTGGCTCAGGTCCAAGGGGGAGTTGAGAGGGTCATTCGCCAGCAGAGGTTTGAGCCCAGCAGAGACAAGGTATCCTGCACACAAACTCGAGTTTCTTGCTCTCAAATGGGCGGTCACAGATAAATTCTACGACCACCTCTATGGGCGTAGGTTCTCGGTACAGACAGACAATAACCCTCTCAAGTATGTTATGTCCTCAGCGAAGCTGGATGCCACAGGCCAGCGGTGGGTGTCGAGGCTGGCTTCTTTCGATTTTGATGTCCGGTATCGGAGGGGACAGAGCAACACAAAAGCTGACGCCCTCTCTCGCATGTCTAACCAGGAGGTCATGCACATCCTGCAGACATTCCCTCAGTGGGTGGGTGTCGACGAACAGGGGCAGGGTGTGACACAGGCTACCCAGGAGACTCAAAGCCCCTCTGGCCATGGCGCGCACCCAGGGGAGGAACTAGAACTCGGGCCCCCTACATCCACTGAGCCTTACAGGGATGTGGGGATGGAATCCCTGCCCACCATGACCAAACAGGAGATTCGTGCAGGGCACAAAAAGACCTTGTTATTGGCCCTGTCTTGCACTATAAGAGTATGA